DNA from Thermococcus argininiproducens:
GGGGAGTATTCCGTAGAATCGAGTTCTGCTAGTGCCATTTCAATGTCCTCAACATTTAGTAGAGTTTCAAGTGTTCTCCTGTTCATCCTTCCACCTGGAATAAGAGATTTTCTGATTTTATCCGCGCTTAACCTATGCACTTTTGCCCTTAAGATTGTGATTAGATTTATTTTATCTATTTTCAAGTTCACAAACTCTTCAAGAATCTTTTTCTCCTCCGCCTTCCGAGAAGCAGCATATCCAAGAAGCTTGGAATAGTGTTTTTTATACAATTCAGTTTCAAATTCTTCCGAAGTTATCTCCTTAAGGAGTAGCCTTTGATAAGGTTCTTCATATTCCGTACCCTCAAGGATAACGAGAATTTCTTCTAAGGTCTTTGCCTCTGCCATTGCTTTTACCTTTTCCACCATGGTCCCCAACCCATGGACATAGTCTCTTGCAACTTCTCCTCTTAATTTGGCCTTAACTACTGAAGAAATGTTTCTAATGTCCCACTCTTCAAGAAGAAGTTGGAAGAATACCCTTGTTCTCTTTGGCAAAATTTTCATCATTAATCTGTATGTGTCTGCTAGAGATACTTCTAGAGCCTTGTCAATAGCTTCTGCATTTAAAGAAGTCAAATTTCCTAAATATGGTTTATAATCACTATCTTCTAAATTCATGACAAAGTTGTTAAGTGTTTTTGACTCAGCAAGTTCTCCTAGTTTTTGTTCAGTAAATAACCTCGCTTCCATAGCCTTAATCCTTGCATTAGGGTATGAATAGGGAGTATATTTCCACAATATCTGACCCGTTTTGTATGCTATCCATGTAAAAATCACTGCCAAGCTCGTGTCCAACAGTGCAGTTATAGTTCCTACTTCCACATTCCTCACCCAAATAAGATTTTTGCTATTTTAGCCCTTAACTCAGATTGAAGTCTCTCCATCCTAGCCTCAAAAGTGTTATCTATTCTTACCGTTTTTGTAGAATTTTGTATGATCACACCACCTAGTGTCTCCACAGAGTCCCCAAGTGAGATTTCTACGTCTTTACCAATCTTTTCTTTTACAATCCGTTTTACTTCTTCCAAATGTTTCTCTATCAAAGAAAGTGTCCTCTCATTTGAGGTGAGCAGCACTTTTTCCTCTTCAAGCTCCTGAATTCCATTGAGTATCAGGTCTTTGAGTACTTCTAAATACTCTTCTTCTGGAATTGAAGCTAACCTTTCCTTCATGGAATCTATAACCTCATTAATTAGCTCTTCTTGAAGTGCAAGCTTCCTCCTCCTAACCTCAAGCTTTGCATTTGCTATTATCCTCTGTTTTTCCAGTTCCGCTTGGGTCTGAGCCTTCCTAATGATCCAATCTGCTTTTGCTTTGGCTCTTCTCTCAGCTTCTTTTTTAATCTCCTCTGCTTTATGTTCCGCCTCTTCTAAAATGTATTTTATTTTCTGTTCTGCCTCTCTGTTAATCTCCTCGATAATTAGCTTAGCTCCTTCCATTAGTGACTCCTCCTTGAAATGTTAGGGAGAAGGCTCAGAAGCCAACTCCCGTAATTATGAGGATCAACGCACCGACCAAACCAAAGATAGCCATTGTCTCGGCCATAGCAGCAAAGATAATTGACTGTGTGAATGTCTTGGGGTTCTTTGCAGTAGCTCCAATACCCGCTGATGCAATAATACCCTGTGGAATTGCTGATAATCCTGTTAACCCAACAGTTAAACCAGCGCCCAAAAGTATTGCCGCTTTAATTAAATTATCTATGGTACTTTCAGCAAATCTGAAGGTTCCTCCAAGTATTCCAGAGACTAGAGCTATAAGGAAGAGAGTAATCAACCCATAAATACTCTGGGTCATTGGTAAACCTTGGAGTACCAAGGCGTTTCTAAAGTTCTTTTCATCTTCAGCAACTGCTCCAGCTGCAGCAGCTCCAGCAATACCAACTCCAAATGAAGAGGCAGCTCCAGCAATACCAGCCGCAAGTGCAGCACCCAATGCAACGTAAACTATTGGTTCCATATTCCTACACCTCCTAAATCTCTAATTCAAGTTCGGATACTTCTCTTTTAGCTTTAAACGGCTCAAATTTTTTACCTTCACCTGAATAGAAGGTTCCAAAAAACTCAACATAGTGTAAACGCAAAGCGTGAACAAATGCCCCAAGGGCGTTTATAGCGGTTGAAAATATATGACCCCCAATAAAGACCACGGCCCCTACCGCTATTCCCAATGGTACAGGCCCAACTTTTATCCCCCATATTAATTGAACAATTATGTTTATGACCATTGCTATCCCTGCAGTTGCTAGTGCTAGTGCCATTAAACGTGCATAACTAAGCCAGTTCCCCACAAATCCAAAGAAATTGGAAATTGTCATGAGGAACCTCATTGGTAGTGGCAAATCACTTCTGAATTGGGATATTACGAATAGTATAAATCCAAGTCCAAAAACGACCTCTCCTGCGAGTATGCTCATCACGTTGGCCATTGCTAATGCTAAGAGGGTCACTCCAATGATTATCAGCATCCAAGAGAGCTGGTCGAAGATAGCATCCTTCACTTCCCCATTCCTGAACTTTACTATGAATCCCAGAGTATATCCTATAAACAAGTGAATAAGCCCTATTGCCAGTGCTAACCCTAAAACTGTCAGTGCACCTCTTAATGGATCCAATAATGCTGGAACGTTTATTCCAGCCCTTTGGAGAGCATCCCCAAAATAGCTACCAAAGAGGACCCCCATTGTGATTGTAAAGAAGGCACTCCAGACCAAGATATTTGAAAACTTATAGGTCCCATCATTTAGTTTTTTGTGACCTTTAATCAGCAAAGCTGCCACAGTGGCTATGATCAGCCCATAAAGGAAGTCTGTAAGCATGAAACCAAAGAAGAATGAATATGTAAACGCCAGTATTGGGGTGGGATCTAACTCATTATACTTTGGAACCCCAAACATTTCAGTTAACAGTTCAAATGGCTCTATAAATCCTGGGTTCTTGAGCTTAATCGGTATTTCGTCAAGTTCCTCCTTTGTTGGAGCTTTTGTATT
Protein-coding regions in this window:
- a CDS encoding V-type ATP synthase subunit C yields the protein MEVGTITALLDTSLAVIFTWIAYKTGQILWKYTPYSYPNARIKAMEARLFTEQKLGELAESKTLNNFVMNLEDSDYKPYLGNLTSLNAEAIDKALEVSLADTYRLMMKILPKRTRVFFQLLLEEWDIRNISSVVKAKLRGEVARDYVHGLGTMVEKVKAMAEAKTLEEILVILEGTEYEEPYQRLLLKEITSEEFETELYKKHYSKLLGYAASRKAEEKKILEEFVNLKIDKINLITILRAKVHRLSADKIRKSLIPGGRMNRRTLETLLNVEDIEMALAELDSTEYSPILKDVRDKVVGDISAFERAFDKYIQQKMAELTRFYPLSIATPVSYILQKESEIRKLKAIAKLIEDGLKPEIIKGIVGDQL
- a CDS encoding V-type ATP synthase subunit E, encoding MEGAKLIIEEINREAEQKIKYILEEAEHKAEEIKKEAERRAKAKADWIIRKAQTQAELEKQRIIANAKLEVRRRKLALQEELINEVIDSMKERLASIPEEEYLEVLKDLILNGIQELEEEKVLLTSNERTLSLIEKHLEEVKRIVKEKIGKDVEISLGDSVETLGGVIIQNSTKTVRIDNTFEARMERLQSELRAKIAKILFG
- a CDS encoding V-type ATP synthase subunit K (produces ATP from ADP in the presence of a proton gradient across the membrane; the K subunit is a nonenzymatic component which binds the dimeric form by interacting with the G and E subunits) → MEPIVYVALGAALAAGIAGAASSFGVGIAGAAAAGAVAEDEKNFRNALVLQGLPMTQSIYGLITLFLIALVSGILGGTFRFAESTIDNLIKAAILLGAGLTVGLTGLSAIPQGIIASAGIGATAKNPKTFTQSIIFAAMAETMAIFGLVGALILIITGVGF
- a CDS encoding V-type ATP synthase subunit I codes for the protein MFKPEEMVKIEILSLNRYKDSLLTYLHEEGVLEIREIEISLAQRDAPNEFYRKAASYSISLSRLIDFLGNYKEGVQGGLKAFIFPQLKSKKRYKYRGIEELIKEIESFLKIAEPKIKEVEAKITSLNTELERIKTEIEILELLAAIDLEIEYLKPTKSVEIAVGFIEREKFDPLIKELLTTLQNRIAYVSKELKGKYLVVFAILKKDYDKANPLLAKYSFERLEVPDVKGKPMEAIEDLRKEMELKKQELESVEEEARTLAKQYHDELVFYQELMENEREKANMLGNLVRTNMTFALVGWVPKKHVPHITEGIEKITHGKVYVNTKAPTKEELDEIPIKLKNPGFIEPFELLTEMFGVPKYNELDPTPILAFTYSFFFGFMLTDFLYGLIIATVAALLIKGHKKLNDGTYKFSNILVWSAFFTITMGVLFGSYFGDALQRAGINVPALLDPLRGALTVLGLALAIGLIHLFIGYTLGFIVKFRNGEVKDAIFDQLSWMLIIIGVTLLALAMANVMSILAGEVVFGLGFILFVISQFRSDLPLPMRFLMTISNFFGFVGNWLSYARLMALALATAGIAMVINIIVQLIWGIKVGPVPLGIAVGAVVFIGGHIFSTAINALGAFVHALRLHYVEFFGTFYSGEGKKFEPFKAKREVSELELEI